The DNA region TGCCATTTATTGGCTACTTCGCCTACAAACTAGAGCGAGAGATAGACGGTGTTTATGAGAAAATCAGTGAAAAAAATGCAGAGCTAAACACAACCGCTCAAGAGAACATAGCAGGTGTTCGTCTGGTAAAAGCGTTTGCCAGAGAAAAACATGAAATAAAGAAATTTCTAAGCCAGAATAAAGCCTATTATGATTTGAACATGGATTATGCTAAAAGCATGAGCAGAAGATTCCCGAACATTCAATTTATATCAGATATCATACCTATTTTGGTAGTGGTACTTGGAGGTGTTTTTGTCATCGATGAAACACTCACGGTTGGAACCTTGGCAAAATTCATGGGCTATTCCTACATGATTGTATGGCCAATGCGTATGATTGGTTGGATTAGCAGTATTATGGCTGAAGCATTCAGTGCGATGAAGCAGATTGATAAAGTATTTGATCAACAACCAGAGATTACAGACAGTCCGGAGGCCATATCAGTAGAACATTGCTTAGGTACCATTACCTTTGACCATGTTCACCTGTCTTTTAAAGATCAGGAAGTTTTAAAAGACATCAACTTCACAGTAAAGCCGGGGCAGACCTTGGCCATTATGGGGACAACCGGTTCTGGTAAGACCTCCATCATCAACCTACTGGAGCGGTTTTATGAACCTAGCAAAGGTCAGGTCAAGTTAGATGGCAGAGACATCAGGGGGCTTACCTTAGAAAGCTTGAGAAGTAAGATTGCAGTTGTGATGCAGGAAGTATTCTTGTTTTCGGATTCAATACTTAACAACATCCATTTTGGTAGCAAGAAGTTTTTAGCTATGGATAACATTATGGCATCAGCCAGTGCGGCAGAGGCTCATGACTTTATTAACCGGATGGAAGATAGCTATGACACCGTCATAGGTGAAAGAGGTATCGGTTTGTCCGGTGGTCAAAAGCAAAGAATCAGTATAGCAAGAGCTTTTTCAAAAGAAGCTAAGATTCTGGTGATGGATGATGCCACCTCTGCCCTTGACATGGAAACCGAGCATGAGATACAAAAAGAAGTCAATAAATTAAAAGGTGTGACGAAGATTATCGTTGCCCACAGAATATCTGCAGTCAAAGAAGCAGATGAGATTATTATTTTAGACCATGGAGAGATTGTAGAACGAGGTACCCATGCATCATTACTAAAACAAAAAGGTCGATATTTTAATACCTTCAATGAACAATACGAAGGTTATATGGGATAAAAGGGGAGGTGACATCGTGGCGCTAGATAGCATAAGGGAAGATGAACATTCAGAAGAAAGTCTTAAACTAGCAACAATTAAACGGTTATTCGGACGATTGGTAGAATACAAAAAAGAAGTCATCAAGGTATTGATGTTGATGATATTTATTATTGGTGTGAGTGTGGTGAATCCCATATTCATAAAAATAGCCATTGATACATATGTGGTTGCAGGCGATATAAGAGGTCTGCTCATGTTGGCAGGGATTACAATCGTTATCAATTTTTTGAGTAAGATCGCCATCAAATGGCGAATCGTCATTATGTCAAAAGTGGCAAATGATGTCCTTATGAAGATACGCCAGGAGCTCTATACACATATTCAGAAACTATCTTTTAATTTCTTTGATAAAAGACCGGCAGGGAAGATTCTGGCAAGAGTTGTTGGTGATGTTAATTCACTTAAAGATGTATTAATTAATGGTGTTGTAACGTTAATTCCGGATTTTTTACAGATTATGATTACCTTAGTCATCATGTTTTTATTAAACGCCAGATTGGCTATTTCAGCTATTATTTTGCTGCCGTTCTTAATAGGTTTGATGTATATCAGTGAGATTAAAGCTCATAAAAAATGGCGTATTTTCAGGAAGAAAAACTCAACAATGAATGCCTTCATTCATGAAGATTTCTCAGGCATTAAAGTTGTACAAAGCTATACAGCTCAGAAGAAAACCTCAGAAGACTTTGAAGAAATACTTGAGGAACACAAGCAATCCTTTATATCCGCAATTGTCCTCAACGACTTGTTTTGGCCGATTGTGGAAATATCTTGGGGTGCAGGAACAGCCCTTGTTTTCTATATCGGGGTCTCTCTTAGCAGCGCAGGTACTTTAGAAGTAGGTACTTTAATTGCTTTTACAGCTTATATCACCATGTTCTGGAATCCGATTATGAATCTAAGTAATTTTTACAACCAGCTCATTATGAATCTAGCCGGTGCAGAAAGGATCTTTGAGATTATGGATATGGTGCCGGATGTTATGGATGAAACAGAAGCGGTTATAATGCCACCCATAAAAGGCCATGTAGAATTCGAAGACGTTACTTTTGGTTACGAAGAAGAGACCGTGGTACTTAAGAATGTTAGCTTTAAGGTGAAAGCAGGCGAAACCATCGCTATGGTAGGGGCAACCGGAGGCGGAAAGTCCACCATTATTAACTTGATGAGTCGTTTTTACAATATTCAGGAAGGCAGAATTCTTATTGATCGTCTGGATATTGCTAAGGTGAACATAGAAAGTCTAAGAAGTCAGATGGGTATTATGACGCAAGATACTTTTCTATTCTCAGGTTCCATCAAAGAGAACATTCGTTATGGTAAGTTGGATGCAACCGATGAGGAAATAATTGAAGCGGCAAAAAGTGTCAGTGCCCATTCATTTATCATGGCCTGTGAAAATGGCTACGATACCAAACTGAACGAAAGAGGAACAAAACTATCTGTAGGTCAAAGACAACTGATTGCTTTTGCCAGAACCATGTTATCAAGGCCTAAGATCTTAATCTTAGATGAAGCAACCTCCAGCATTGATACCCATACTGAAAAATTGGTGCAAAAAGGGATTGAGGCCTTGTTAGAAGGTCGAACCTCCTTTGTCATTGCGCATAGGTTATCGACTATAAAAAATGCAGATCGTATCTTCGTTGTTGATAACCAAGGGATATTAGAATCGGGCAGCCATGATCAACTGTTGCAGGAAGAGGGCATTTATTACAATCTTTATATGTCACAATTTAAGGCAGGCGCTTAAGTGATAATACCACTTTTACAGTATCATCCGTTTCCAATTCTTAGGTATTATGGTATAGTAAAATCAGATTAAACAAAGGGGACAAAACATGAAAGACCATATATTTATATCTGATTTTGACGGAACCATAACGCTCAAAGATTTTTATTGGATCATCATTGACGATTATATTGGTGAGAAAGGTAGAGACCATTATTTAGCATGGAAGAAAAAAGAAAAAATTGGCCTAACCTTTCTCAACAAAATATTTACGTGGCATAAATTTACCCAAGCAGACCATGATACAGTCTTGTCCAAAGTGGTCATTGATCCAACATTTAAGAGGCTGGATACTTGGACACAGGACCATAACATGGACCTTATGGTACTTAGTGCAGGTTTTAGATATTACATTGATTACGCCATGGACCTTGCAGCCTTGTCTCATATACCCATTATTACCAATGAAGGTAGTTTCATTAACGGTCATTTTAAGATGCAAGCCAATGAAAAGTCTTGGTTCTACCATAAAGTCTATGGTGTGGATAAAGAGAAAGTGGTCCTTCACTATAAGAAAAAATACAAAAAGGTTTATTTTGCTGGTGATTCTGAGCCGGATTATAAAGCAGCACTTTCAGCAGATATTCGCTTTGCCAAGGGAGAATTATTAGAGCTTCTAAAAGCCGGCGGACATACCTATTATCCTTTTGAAACATTTGCAGATATCATAGATATACTTGAGTCATTGGAACAATAGAATCTTAGTGTAAGACGAGGGAGATCAATTATGGATCATTTAACAGAAACCTTTTTAGAACATTTTAACCAACTAGAATCCGCTTTGAAAGCAAAGCTAAGAAAAAATAACCATGTGCCTTACAGTGTATTGGTTCATGAAGCAAGTCTGAAAGATGTTTTTATTAGGAAGCACAAGTCCATATTGAACAGTTTAGGTGACCTAAGAAATGTACTGGTACATGGAGAAGGTAATGATATCATTGCTATTCCCTCTGAAGCGGCCGTAAATACCTTGATTGCTATCGTGGAGAAATACGCCAGTCCCATTCCACTGTATAATATGATTAATCATAAAGTCATAAGAACACAATCCGATAGGAGTTTAGCAGATGCGTTGATTCTAATGAGGAAACATGATTATACCAA from Petrocella atlantisensis includes:
- a CDS encoding ABC transporter ATP-binding protein, giving the protein MKRTIKYMIKYWHFYLIGTLTMVLAIALDMNSPIITGRIIDEVIIGGEVSMFQTLILLLLMISLGRAFFGYFKELTFDIAGANIIKALRKDLFDHIQSLSQNFFEEKNTGELMSRLKDDGDKIWHGISFGIMLVVEMLIVLVVACILMLNISVKLSLITFIGLPFIGYFAYKLEREIDGVYEKISEKNAELNTTAQENIAGVRLVKAFAREKHEIKKFLSQNKAYYDLNMDYAKSMSRRFPNIQFISDIIPILVVVLGGVFVIDETLTVGTLAKFMGYSYMIVWPMRMIGWISSIMAEAFSAMKQIDKVFDQQPEITDSPEAISVEHCLGTITFDHVHLSFKDQEVLKDINFTVKPGQTLAIMGTTGSGKTSIINLLERFYEPSKGQVKLDGRDIRGLTLESLRSKIAVVMQEVFLFSDSILNNIHFGSKKFLAMDNIMASASAAEAHDFINRMEDSYDTVIGERGIGLSGGQKQRISIARAFSKEAKILVMDDATSALDMETEHEIQKEVNKLKGVTKIIVAHRISAVKEADEIIILDHGEIVERGTHASLLKQKGRYFNTFNEQYEGYMG
- a CDS encoding ABC transporter ATP-binding protein: MALDSIREDEHSEESLKLATIKRLFGRLVEYKKEVIKVLMLMIFIIGVSVVNPIFIKIAIDTYVVAGDIRGLLMLAGITIVINFLSKIAIKWRIVIMSKVANDVLMKIRQELYTHIQKLSFNFFDKRPAGKILARVVGDVNSLKDVLINGVVTLIPDFLQIMITLVIMFLLNARLAISAIILLPFLIGLMYISEIKAHKKWRIFRKKNSTMNAFIHEDFSGIKVVQSYTAQKKTSEDFEEILEEHKQSFISAIVLNDLFWPIVEISWGAGTALVFYIGVSLSSAGTLEVGTLIAFTAYITMFWNPIMNLSNFYNQLIMNLAGAERIFEIMDMVPDVMDETEAVIMPPIKGHVEFEDVTFGYEEETVVLKNVSFKVKAGETIAMVGATGGGKSTIINLMSRFYNIQEGRILIDRLDIAKVNIESLRSQMGIMTQDTFLFSGSIKENIRYGKLDATDEEIIEAAKSVSAHSFIMACENGYDTKLNERGTKLSVGQRQLIAFARTMLSRPKILILDEATSSIDTHTEKLVQKGIEALLEGRTSFVIAHRLSTIKNADRIFVVDNQGILESGSHDQLLQEEGIYYNLYMSQFKAGA
- a CDS encoding MtnX-like HAD-IB family phosphatase, whose protein sequence is MKDHIFISDFDGTITLKDFYWIIIDDYIGEKGRDHYLAWKKKEKIGLTFLNKIFTWHKFTQADHDTVLSKVVIDPTFKRLDTWTQDHNMDLMVLSAGFRYYIDYAMDLAALSHIPIITNEGSFINGHFKMQANEKSWFYHKVYGVDKEKVVLHYKKKYKKVYFAGDSEPDYKAALSADIRFAKGELLELLKAGGHTYYPFETFADIIDILESLEQ
- a CDS encoding CBS domain-containing protein → MDHLTETFLEHFNQLESALKAKLRKNNHVPYSVLVHEASLKDVFIRKHKSILNSLGDLRNVLVHGEGNDIIAIPSEAAVNTLIAIVEKYASPIPLYNMINHKVIRTQSDRSLADALILMRKHDYTKIPVYKGQTYLGLLSGNIVARWMASNIGADGEITESLKNVTLENLLTRYEKTDTVVFIPKDMEIFDFIKLSRKQKSKLSLYIMTQSGDRNEKPLGIITAYDYPRLLRELEL